Within the Anaerolineae bacterium genome, the region AGTGCCGGCGGGTGGGCCGGCACAATGCGCCCTTCATCTATCAGCGCCGCCAGCAGTTCGGTAGCATGCACCACCTGGAAGGAGGCCGGCGGATACTTCAGCTTCCAGGTATGGTAGCAGGAGGGACAGGAAGTGATCAGCCAGCGTGCCCCCAATGCTTCCACGGCGCGGATATTATGCTCGATGAGCGGCTCCACATCGCGCCCAGCGGAGATGAGGGGATAGCCACAGCACCACTCCTCGCCGCCCAGGGTGGTGAAGGTGACGCCGGCGCGCTGGAGCACCTGGACGAAGGCCTGGGGAATGCTGTAGACCATGGGATACAGGCTGGCGACGCACCCGACGAAGAAGACCACTTCCGCCGGCTGGCCGGCGGGCACCTCCAGGTTGATGTTCTCCTGCCACAAGGTGCGGTGGGTATTGTCCTCGCCGGCGATGTTGTGGCTGGTGAACACGCGCTCCTCCAGCGCCCGGAGCGGGGCCGGCAGGGCATCCACATGGGCCAGCCAGCGGCGCGCCCCCTCGAAGATCTCGTCAGTGCGGACACCGCTCAGGCAGGTTTGCTGGCACAGCCGGCAGTCCAGACAGCGGTACACGTAATAGCTCAGCTTGGGGCTGAGTTCCAGCCGGCCGTTCAGCACCGAGAGCAGTAGCTGAATTTTGCCGCGCGCCACCGCCGATTCCATGCGCAGGGCATCATACGTGGGGCATGCCGCCTGACAGAAGCCGCATCGCGTACAGCGGAGCATTTCGTCCATGTAGGGGGCGAGCAGTTCTTTGAAGTCCACCCCGCACCTCCGTTGACAGGCCTTGGGATGCCCAGCCCCAGCCTGCGGTTGGGGCTGGGGCTGGGGTTATGTCTCAGCTCAGGAACACCTTCTGAGCGGCGGCTACGCCGGCGCCGTGCT harbors:
- a CDS encoding (Fe-S)-binding protein, giving the protein MDFKELLAPYMDEMLRCTRCGFCQAACPTYDALRMESAVARGKIQLLLSVLNGRLELSPKLSYYVYRCLDCRLCQQTCLSGVRTDEIFEGARRWLAHVDALPAPLRALEERVFTSHNIAGEDNTHRTLWQENINLEVPAGQPAEVVFFVGCVASLYPMVYSIPQAFVQVLQRAGVTFTTLGGEEWCCGYPLISAGRDVEPLIEHNIRAVEALGARWLITSCPSCYHTWKLKYPPASFQVVHATELLAALIDEGRIVPAHPPALRRAGDTAGPLRVTYHDPCDLGRKSGVYDAPRHVITSLPGVELVEMSTHHALATCCGGGGNLESIDPELSAQIAGRRLAQAQQVKAEVIVTACQQCQRTLGMAARRQRLRMPVMDVAELLLSTLEEPA